One [Clostridium] saccharolyticum WM1 DNA segment encodes these proteins:
- a CDS encoding LacI family DNA-binding transcriptional regulator, which translates to MGIGIKEVAKEAGVSIATVSRALNNEGYVSETAYKKVVEAAKRLNYEPNYLAQSLLKQKTNIIGVVVSDIGTSFFSKILKSIENCAFEKDYSIMICNIEEDLEKEKKYLSVFKRMCVDGIILTNEQTDEELLGQLAAMPEIPMIACSCHIDGISCASVNIDDYKAAYDAISYLYRLGHRKIAYFGAGLQDFTVGRQRYEGVRDSLADKGCPMKEQYVRLSGLKIEHGYKMMKNMINSCKDDLPTAIFAGSDDVAVGIMNCAFDFGYRVPEDFSILGFDNSEISASMRPAISTVHQPIEEIGYVSVNTLIDLIEKEERQYSSLVLPHKIVERDSCIKIFP; encoded by the coding sequence ATGGGAATTGGTATCAAAGAAGTTGCAAAAGAGGCGGGAGTGTCCATAGCAACCGTTTCAAGAGCGTTAAACAATGAGGGCTATGTAAGTGAAACTGCCTATAAGAAAGTGGTGGAGGCTGCAAAGCGGCTGAACTATGAACCTAATTATCTGGCACAAAGCTTGCTGAAGCAAAAAACCAACATCATCGGCGTTGTAGTTTCCGATATCGGCACCAGTTTCTTTTCGAAAATATTAAAAAGTATAGAGAACTGTGCATTTGAAAAAGACTATAGTATTATGATCTGTAATATCGAAGAGGATTTAGAAAAAGAGAAAAAGTATTTAAGTGTATTTAAGCGTATGTGTGTAGACGGTATTATTCTGACCAATGAACAGACCGACGAGGAATTGCTGGGACAGCTGGCTGCCATGCCTGAGATTCCTATGATTGCCTGTAGCTGTCATATCGATGGAATTTCATGTGCAAGTGTTAATATTGATGATTATAAGGCGGCGTATGATGCCATTTCCTATTTGTACCGGCTTGGGCATAGAAAAATAGCTTATTTCGGTGCCGGACTACAGGATTTTACAGTAGGCCGCCAACGGTATGAAGGGGTGAGGGACTCACTGGCAGACAAAGGCTGCCCCATGAAGGAACAATATGTCAGGCTTTCCGGCTTAAAGATTGAGCATGGTTATAAGATGATGAAAAACATGATTAATTCCTGTAAGGATGATTTGCCTACCGCCATATTTGCAGGAAGTGATGATGTGGCAGTAGGTATCATGAATTGTGCGTTTGATTTCGGATACCGTGTACCGGAGGATTTTTCAATCCTGGGTTTTGACAACAGTGAAATTTCTGCCAGTATGCGCCCGGCTATTTCTACGGTTCATCAGCCCATTGAAGAAATCGGATATGTTTCGGTGAACACCCTTATTGACCTGATTGAAAAGGAAGAACGGCAATATTCCAGCCTGGTACTTCCTCATAAGATTGTTGAGAGAGACAGCTGCATAAAAATTTTTCCCTGA